From Callithrix jacchus isolate 240 chromosome 15, calJac240_pri, whole genome shotgun sequence, one genomic window encodes:
- the ARPC4 gene encoding actin-related protein 2/3 complex subunit 4 isoform X1, whose protein sequence is MTATLRPYLSAVRATLQAALCLENFSSQVVERHNKPEVEVRSSKELLLQPVTISRNEKEKVLIEGSINSVRVSIAVKQADEIEKILCHKFMRFMMMRAENFFILRRKPVEGYDISFLITNFHTEQMYKHKLVDFVIHFMEEIDKEISEMKLSVNARARIVAEEFLKNF, encoded by the exons ACTGCCACTCTCCGCCCCTATCTGAGTGCCGTGCGGGCCACGCTGCAGGCTGCCCTCTGCCTGGAGAACTTCTCCTCCCAGGTTGTGGAACGACACAACAAACCGGAAGTGGAAGTCAG GAGTAGCAAAGAACTCCTGTTACAACCTGTGACCATCAGCAGGAATGAGAAGGAAAAGGTTCTGATTGAGGGCTCCATCAACTCTGTCCGGGTCAGCATTGCTGTGAAACAG GCCGATGAGATTGAGAAGATTTTATGCCACAAATTCATGCGCTTCATGATGATGCGAGCAGAAAACTTCTTCATCCTTCGAAGAAAGCCTGTGGAG GGGTATGACATCAGCTTTCTGATCACCAACTTCCACACAGAGCAGATGTACAAACACAAGTTGGTGGACTTTGTGATCCACTTCATGGAGGAGATTGACAAGGAGATCAGTGAAATGAAGCTGTCAGTCAATGCCCGTGCCCGCATTGTGGCTGAGGAGTTCCTTAAGAAT TTTTAA
- the ARPC4 gene encoding actin-related protein 2/3 complex subunit 4 isoform X3 — MRFMMMRAENFFILRRKPVEGYDISFLITNFHTEQMYKHKLVDFVIHFMEEIDKEISEMKLSVNARARIVAEEFLKNF; from the exons ATGCGCTTCATGATGATGCGAGCAGAAAACTTCTTCATCCTTCGAAGAAAGCCTGTGGAG GGGTATGACATCAGCTTTCTGATCACCAACTTCCACACAGAGCAGATGTACAAACACAAGTTGGTGGACTTTGTGATCCACTTCATGGAGGAGATTGACAAGGAGATCAGTGAAATGAAGCTGTCAGTCAATGCCCGTGCCCGCATTGTGGCTGAGGAGTTCCTTAAGAAT TTTTAA